The following coding sequences lie in one Musa acuminata AAA Group cultivar baxijiao chromosome BXJ1-8, Cavendish_Baxijiao_AAA, whole genome shotgun sequence genomic window:
- the LOC135588548 gene encoding heavy metal-associated isoprenylated plant protein 36-like — protein sequence MKKIVLKVSIMCGKCKSCIMTIISKFHGVVSITMDVEKSTATVVGDVDVVLIVKALRKKNRPAQVVSVGEPDKEKKDEKKEDDKKEPSKPLPSCCTACKAVVVWYDEPNPCSIL from the exons ATGAAG AAGATCGTGTTGAAGGTCAGCATCATGTGCGGCAAGTGCAAGAGCTGCATCATGACCATCATCTCCAAATTCCATG GGGTGGTGTCGATAACGATGGACGTAGAGAAGAGCACGGCGACGGTGGTGGGGGACGTCGACGTGGTGCTCATCGTCAAGGCcctgaggaagaagaatcggcCTGCGCAGGTCGTCAGCGTCGGAGAACCCGACAAGGAGAAGAAGGACGAGAAGAAGGAGGACGACAAGAAGGAACCAAGCAAGCCTTTGCCTTCCTGCTGCACCGCTTGCAAGGCTGTGGTGGTGTGGTACGATGAACCCAACCCGTGCTCTATCCTCTAA